TGTCAATATAAAGATATAAAAAAAGCCCTCCCGACAGGGAAGGCTTTTAGGATATTTTAAGAAATTTATGCTTGTTCAGCAACGATTTCATACGGTAAATCAACGATTACATCACGGTGTAAACGCACTGAAGCAGTGTATTTACCAGTACGTTTAACGATACCAGATGTGATGAATTTTTTATCGATAGCGTGACCGTTATTCTCTAAAATCTGAGCGATATCAGCATTAGTAACTGAACCGAATAATTTCTCACCTCCTGCTTTAGCAGTGATTTTGATCTCTAAAGCTTTGATCGCTTCTGCTAAGTTTTTAGCATCTGCAACAACTTTAGCTTCTTTGTGAGCTTTTTGTTTTAAGTTTTCAGCTAATACTTTTTTAGCTGAAGGTGTAGCTAAAATAGCAGCACCCTGAGGAATTAAAAAGTTACGACCGTAACCTGGCTTAACAGATACCACATCGTCTTTAAAACCTAAATTCTGTACGTCTTGTTTTAATATAAGTTCCATAATCTCGCCTCTTTTTTATTTTAATAAATCAGCCACATATGGCATTAATGCTAAATGACGTGCTCTTTTCACAGCTACAGATACTTTTCTTTGGTATTTCAAAGAAGTTCCTGTTAAACGACGAGGAAGGATTTTTCCTTGCTCATTAACGAATTTTAATAAAAAGTCCGGATCTTTATAATCGATATATTTGATTCCAGATTTTTTGAAACGACAATACTTTTTAGTTTTGTTAGTTTCTATATTTAAAGGCGTTAGATATCTGATATCTCCGTCTTTTTTTCCTTTTGCAGATTGCTCAATACTTGACATATAATTAAGCTTTTGTAGATTTTAATTTCGCTCTTCTTCTTTCAGCCCATGATACTGCATGCTTATCTAAACTTACAGTTAAAAAACGCATGATTCTCTCGTCACGACGGAATTCAGTTTCAAAACCAGCTAAGATCTCTCCAGCAGCTTTAAACTCAAATAAGTGATAAAAACCACTTTTCTTGTGTTGGATTTCGTAAGCTAGTTTTTTTAAGCCCCAATCCTCTTTCGCTACCATCTCTGCTCCTTTAGAAGTAAGAAAATCTTCAAATTTGCTTACTGTTTCCTTTACCTGTTGTTCAGATAAAACGGGATTCAAGATGAAAACAGTTTCATAATGATTCATAATAAAAAAATTTATTTGTTATAAAATTGGGTGCAAAAATAGTGATTTATATTTAATCTACAACGTCATTTCCCTTTTTTTACACCTACTGTACATTTTATCCCAACTCTGCTTTGTCATTCCGAACAATTTTGCTATTTTTATTACTAAAATAACCCTTTCATTTTTTTTAGAATATGAAGATAAACTGTATAGTAGTTGACGATAGTAGTATTCAGCGATTAACCATAACCAAATTAGTAAACGAAAATCCAAATTTAACTCTTGTAGGTGAATTCTCAAATGCCATTGAGGCAAAGAATTGCATCACCAACAAAAATGTAGATTTGGTTTTTCTGGACATTGAGATGCCCATAATCAGCGGATTCGACTTATTAGATGGTTTAAAAGCAAAACCGCAGGTGATTTTCATTACCTCCAAAACGGAATATGCGGTCAAAGCTTTTGATTATGCTGCTACCGACTATTTACACAAACCCATTACCAGAGAACGATTTAATGTTGCTGTCAAAAAGGCGATGAACTTTGTATTGCTCGGAAAAGAAAACTCGGAGGAAGAAAGTCCTTACATCTTTATTAAAAGTAATCTCAAAAAATTAAAAATCTACATCTCCAGAATCAAATGGATTGAAGCTTACGGCGATTATGTTAAAGTGATCACCGATGAAGACAATCACCTTGTCCTGTCCACAATGAAAGCCTTTGAAAAAGAACTGCCGAAAGATAAATTCATCCGGGTTCACAAATCGTTTATTGTAAACATTGACAAGATTGACAAATTCAACAGTAAGTTTGCCGAGATTGGCACAAACAAGATCCCGTTAAGCCGAAACAAAAAAGAAGACCTGGTTAAAGCGATCGAAAATACTTAGTAATTATCGACATTAACCGTAACTTTTATCGCCCGGTACTGGGCAACCGCTTCAAAACTATTCAATATTTTTTGGATAGTTTTTTTTGTGTTTCCCAAATGGTTCTTCTGAGGAATCTTGATCAGTATGGTACGGATATATTCATTCCGGATTCTGCTGATAGCCGGTTCTTCAGGACCCAGTATCGGAATTTGCAGTGATTGGGTCAGTACGTTATACATCCACATCGAACCTTCTTTAAGCCGGTCATAATCCCGGTGTTTTAAAGTAAGCTTTATCAGTCTGTAAAAAGGCGGGTATTTAAAGTTATGCCTTTCATAGATCTGCTCTTTATACATACTGCTATAATCGTGTTCGGTAACCTGACGTATAATATTATGGTAGGGATTATAGGTCTGGATCATCACCTTTCCTTTTTTTTCACTCCTGCCCGCCCTGCCGGCAACCTGCGTCATCATCTGGAAAGCTCTTTCGTGTGACCGGAAATCAGGCTGGTTGAGCATATTGTCTGCATTCATAATACCCACCAGCGTTACATTATCAAAATGCAGTCCTTTTGCCAGCATTTGTGTTCCCACCAGAATATCGGTTTCCCTTTCCTTAAAAGCATCGATGATTTTTTCATATCCGAATTTTCCGCGTGTGGTATCCTGATCCATTCTGCCGATGGTTTTGTCCGGAAAAAGTTCTTTCAATTCCATTTCTATCTGCTCGGTTCCGAAACCTTTGGTCGACAGATCGACCGACTGGCAGGCATGGCAATGGGTTGGATTCGCAATGGTGTATCCGCAATAATGACACCGCAGCTGGTTTTTATACTTATAATAGGTAAGACTCACATCGCAACTCGGACATTGCGGCACGTGTCCGCAGGTAAGACATTCCACAAAAGGAGAATAGCCGCGCCTGTTCTGAAACAGGATAACCTGCTCGCCTAACGCCAGCACTTCTGCCATTGCTTCAATGAGCGTATCGCTAAAATGCCCTTTCATTCTTTTCCGCTTGTATTTGTCTTTGATGTCGACTAAATAAATTTCCGGCAAAAAGACTTTTCCATAGCGCTCGGTAAGATTGACCAAACCGTATTTATTGGATTGTACATTATTATAGGTCTCAAGACTTGGCGTTGCCGAACCCAGAAGCACTTTTGCCCCGTGAGCAGAAGCCAGCACAATTGCCGCATCCCTCGCATGGTATCGCGGTGCCGGATCAAATTGCTTATACGTTTGCTCGTGTTCTTCGTCAATAACAATAAGCCCCAGGTTTGAAAACGGCAGAAACAAAGCCGATCGTGCCCCGATGACAATTTTTGCTTTTTCGGAACCCTGCAACACCTGCTGCCACACCTCGATGCGTTCGTTATTGGTATATTTGGAATGGTAAACCGCTACCTGATTTCCAAAGTAAGCCGTCAGCCGGCTGACCAACTGAACCGTCAGGGCAATTTCCGGAAGCAGGTACAACACCTGTTTTTCCTGATACAGGTAAGCTTCGATCAGTTTTATATAAACTTCTGTTTTTCCCGAAGCGGTAACACCATGCAGCAAGGTAACCGCATTTTGCTGAAAACTTTCCTGAATGGCATCCAAAGCATTTTGCTGCGGAAGGCTCAGTTCAAAACCGGCATTTTCCGATTTTTCAAAATGCACCCGGTCTTCCGACAGGTAATATTCTTCAAAAATATTTTTATCAACGAGTGATTTTACGACTGTTGCCGTACTTCCTGCCGCTTCTGTCAGTTTTTTGACCGATATCGGTTTTTTATCCGTGACCTGCAACTGAAAATACTGCAACACCAATTCCCGTTGTTTAGGTGCTCTGGACAACAGCTCCAATAGTTCTGCAAGTTGTTCCTGCTGCAAAAATTCGGAATGCAGACGGATATAACGGGTTAATTTCGGTTTGTATTTTTCGGTTACTTCTTCCTGTAAGATCAAAACGTTTTTCGTCAGCATCCTGTTCAGTACCGGAAAGACATTTTTCTTTCCCAGGATTGCAACGATATCCTCAACCTTTAAAGACGATTGCTGCTGTAATGCCTGGTAAATCAGAAATTCTTCATCGTCCAGTTCTTTTTCATCAACAGCCAAATCTGTTTTGGAAGAAATGATTGTTTCGCTTTCCAGCAAAAATCCGGAAGGCAGTGCCATTTTAAAAACATCGCCGATGGCACACATATAATAGGACGCAACCCACATCCAATGTTCAATCTGCTTTTCGTTTACCAGCGGTGCTTCATCCAGAATCTGGTGAATTTCTTTTGCCTTGTACAGCAACGGTTCATTTTGATGCAGGTCGATCACTAAAGCCGTGTACACTTTGTTTTTTCCAAAAGGTACCGCCACACGCATGCCCTTTTTGATATACTGAAATTCTGCTTCAGAAACCAAATAGGTAAATGTTTTGTTTAAGGCTAATGGTAAAACGACTTCTACGAAATGCAACATGGGATAATTTTGATATACAAAGATAATGGCTATACATAAAAAAAACACTCCCGAAAGAAGTGTTTTTCACCTTATAGTACAGGTATATTTTATTTAACTCTTGACCAGGTTTGTGTTCTGCCTATTAATGATATTCCAACATATCCTCTCACATCCAGCTTATCGCTCCCGTCCAGTTTCACAGTACATTTGTACAACTTCCCTTTGTTAGGATCCAGGATTTTACCGTCGGTATATTCGTTACCGGATTTTTTAAGTCCTTTTATGATTGTCAGTCCTAAAATTGGTTTGTCTTTATCTTCACCGGAACAATCTTTACATTTGGCATTCTTTTTAGCCGGATTTAAAATCTCCACTACTTTACCATAAATCTTTCCTCCGGATTCGGTGATTTCCACAATTGATTTCGCTTCTCCGGTTTCATCATCAACCGTTTTCCATTTTCCTACCACACTTTGCGCCTGTGCTGAAAAAAGACCCAAAAATGCCACAAACAATACCGTCAAAAATTGTTTTCTCATAATTTGCTGTTTTTACGTTTTGTTAAATATATAAATTTTTTCTTTTTAATTTATTAATAGTTGCGTTTAATTCGAATCCTAATAATAAAATCATACAGTTAATCCATATATAGAACATCAATACAAGAAGTGTACCAATTGATCCGTACAATTCATTATAACGGGCAAACCGAACTACATAAATACCAAACACATAGGAAGAGATAATTACTAAAACGGTTGTAAAGATAGCCCCCGCATTAAAAAAAGGGATCTGCTTGGTTTCCCTTGTCCCGAATTTAAAAAGAAAGGAAGCCGAAACAAAAAGCATGATCAGGATAAAAGCATACCGGGCCAGCTGTATAAAGAACACATCGTCCAGCAGCAACCGGTTGGACAGTTTCTGGATAATTACTTCCGAAACCACTATCGCCGATACCGTGATTAGCAGCAGCATGGAGAAAATAATAGACAAGCCTATTGCTACCGCATACTGCCTGAAATATCCTCTTGTAATTGTAATATGGTAAGACGATTCAAAGCCGCCCAAAACCGCATTTAATCCGTTTGACATTAAAAATATCGACAAAAAGAAACCCGACGAAAGCAAGCTCTTGTAACTGTTATTCATAATATCCTTCAAAATAGCTTCTATCGCACCATAGGTATTGGGCGGAACACTATCGGACACAAACTTTAGAAAATCTTCCTGAAAACCTTCCAGCGGGATATACGGAATCAGGTTTAATATAAACAGTGCAAAAGGAAACAGTGCCATAAAGAAGCTAAAAGCAATTGCCCCGGCTCTATAGGAAAAAGCTCCTTTTGCAATACCGATTCCATACAATTCCAGCAAATCGTATAAAGACAAACCTCCAAGTCCCGGAACTTTTATTGTTTTAATAAAAGCCATAAGCTTGTTCAGTACCGGTATTTTTTCAATCTGATCTTCGATTTCTTTTGACACCTTTGTTAATTGGGATTAGGTTTGTGGATTATTTGGATGAAATATACAAATTAAATCGCTTTAAGACTCAAATCAAGATTGTAAATTGAATGGGTCAGGGCGCCGGAAGAAACATAATTAACACCGCACTCGGCATAACGGCGCACCGTTTCTTCATTAATACCGCCTGATGATTCCGTAAGGCATTTCCCTCCTATCATTTCAACCGCTTTCCGGGTATCGTCATAATTAAAATTATCCAGCAGTATCCGGTAAACTCCTTCATTCTGCAAAATTTCCTGAACTTCATCCAGGTTTCTGGCTTCTACTATAATTTTAAGATCCAGATTTTTTTCTTTTAAATAGGCATTTGTTTTTTCGATGGCTTTTGTTATCCCTCCGGCAAAATCATTGTGATTATCCTTTAGCATGATCATATCATACAAGGCAAAGCGATGGTTTTCGCCTCCGGCAATTTTTACCGCCCATTTTTCAATAGCCCTGATTCCGGGTGTTGTTTTCCGGGTGTCCAGTATTTTGGTATTGGTTCCTTCCAGCAAATCCACAAATACTTTTGTTTTGGTCGCTATGGCACTCATACGCTGCATGGCATTCAACACCAGTCTTTCGGCTTTTAAGATCGATTGCGAACTTCCGGAAACGTGAAAAGCGACATCGCCATATTTTACCGGTGTTCCGTCTTTTATAAAAACGTCCATCTGAAGTCCGGGATCAACATACTGAAATACCATTTGGGCAAATGCCACTCCTGCCAGAATCCCTTCGTCCTTTACCAGCAGTTTTGCTTTGCCTTGTGCCGTTGCCGGAATACAGGCTAAAGAACTGTGATCGCCGTCACCAACGTCTTCACGGATGGCATTGGCAATTATTAAATCTAATTCGTGCTGAAATTGTGCTTCTGAAATCATGTATCTACTATTGAGATGCTAAAATAAGGATTCATTTGAAGATTTGAAAATTTATAAGTACTTTAAGCCTTTATTAACGCTGACTCAAATGGAAAAGAAAACCAATACCTATCGCTTAAAACTGGAGTATCTTTCTGATATAAAAGGAGAAAATCCGGAAAAAGAACCGCTTGAATTTACCTTTCACAATCACGATGATATTTTCAGCATCGTTGAAATACTGACCGAAAAAGCCCTTTTTGAAAACCCGGGCGACACCACAGAATTTGCACTGGGTTTAAAGTTGTTTACCGAAGTAATGCTCCGCAATCGCAAACAGCCTCTATTTGAAGAGTTAAGTCCTGCCATTGCTGCTTTTATGAAAAAACTAAAAGCTTCCTGATTTTTTAAATTTTAATGGTAAAAATCTGTCATCGCCGCTAAAATTATGCAAAGAATTGCCTAACTTTATAGGAGCAACCGGTTCATATTTCAGACTTATGTGGCACAGCAAAAATTTAAGGCTCTACTTTGAATTTTACAAAAGTACACTGGCTATTAATCTCTTTATTTCGCTGATATGGATATTCAATAGCTTAGGGACTTTCTTTGTATCCTTTTGTACCTTCGGACTGCTGGCTGCCTTTATCTTTAAGGAGTATTACCGCAAAAACGATTACTTTTTTTATTACAATACCCATATCAGCCGGAACAGTCTTTTTCTCTTTTGCTTTATCACCAACCTGTTTGTCTGCCTAATTTTTAAAATACTGAGCTATGAAATATTGCCTTGAAGCAGATAGTATTATAAAATCCTATGATGACAAACCTATTCTTTCGGACATTTACCTGAAATGTGAAACAAACGACATCATTGGTATTCTCGGCAGAAACGGCACGGGCAAATCCACTTTATTGCAAATTCTTTTCGGCACTCTGGAAGCCGAAAATAAGTTTATCCGGATTAACAACCAGGTTTATAACGAGCCTTATAAAGAAAACGACCTCGTTGCTTTTTTGCCGCAAAACCATTTTATTCCCAATTATTTCAGCGTAGCCAAAGCGATACGCCTGTTTGTTCCCGCTGAAAAACAAAAAGATTTCTATGACGATTCGCTGATTAACGCGATTAAAAACCAGCAGATCCGGGAACTTTCGGCAGGAGAATTGCGCTATCTTGATGTACGGCTGGTTTTATTCAGCAAGGCGAAATTTGTTTTGCTGGACGAACCTTATTCCAGCATATCCCCGATGCTGATTGAAGACATCAACAACCTGATTATTACAGAATCAAAAGAGAAAGGCATCATCATTACCGACCATCATTATGAAAGTCTTTTAAAAATTGCTACAAAACTATACCTGTTAAAAGACCGGCAAACCTATCTTATACAGGACAAACAACAGCTTGTTGCCATGGGCTATTTAAACCGCAACATGCTCTGAACTGAACAATACTTTTTCCATGAACATTATCACAACAACCAAAGGCGACTTCACGATTTCAACCGACAAATCAAAACTTGATCTGACTGTTATTCATGATTATTTAGCCAACGAATCTTACTGGAGTAAAAACATTCCCAAAGAACGTATCCGGAAATCCATTGCCAATGCTTTATGTTTCGGCATTTATTATAAAGACAAACAAATCGGTTATG
This region of Flavobacterium inviolabile genomic DNA includes:
- a CDS encoding DUF3861 domain-containing protein; protein product: MEKKTNTYRLKLEYLSDIKGENPEKEPLEFTFHNHDDIFSIVEILTEKALFENPGDTTEFALGLKLFTEVMLRNRKQPLFEELSPAIAAFMKKLKAS
- a CDS encoding YihY/virulence factor BrkB family protein; amino-acid sequence: MSKEIEDQIEKIPVLNKLMAFIKTIKVPGLGGLSLYDLLELYGIGIAKGAFSYRAGAIAFSFFMALFPFALFILNLIPYIPLEGFQEDFLKFVSDSVPPNTYGAIEAILKDIMNNSYKSLLSSGFFLSIFLMSNGLNAVLGGFESSYHITITRGYFRQYAVAIGLSIIFSMLLLITVSAIVVSEVIIQKLSNRLLLDDVFFIQLARYAFILIMLFVSASFLFKFGTRETKQIPFFNAGAIFTTVLVIISSYVFGIYVVRFARYNELYGSIGTLLVLMFYIWINCMILLLGFELNATINKLKRKNLYI
- a CDS encoding DUF2147 domain-containing protein; translation: MRKQFLTVLFVAFLGLFSAQAQSVVGKWKTVDDETGEAKSIVEITESGGKIYGKVVEILNPAKKNAKCKDCSGEDKDKPILGLTIIKGLKKSGNEYTDGKILDPNKGKLYKCTVKLDGSDKLDVRGYVGISLIGRTQTWSRVK
- the priA gene encoding replication restart helicase PriA, producing the protein MLHFVEVVLPLALNKTFTYLVSEAEFQYIKKGMRVAVPFGKNKVYTALVIDLHQNEPLLYKAKEIHQILDEAPLVNEKQIEHWMWVASYYMCAIGDVFKMALPSGFLLESETIISSKTDLAVDEKELDDEEFLIYQALQQQSSLKVEDIVAILGKKNVFPVLNRMLTKNVLILQEEVTEKYKPKLTRYIRLHSEFLQQEQLAELLELLSRAPKQRELVLQYFQLQVTDKKPISVKKLTEAAGSTATVVKSLVDKNIFEEYYLSEDRVHFEKSENAGFELSLPQQNALDAIQESFQQNAVTLLHGVTASGKTEVYIKLIEAYLYQEKQVLYLLPEIALTVQLVSRLTAYFGNQVAVYHSKYTNNERIEVWQQVLQGSEKAKIVIGARSALFLPFSNLGLIVIDEEHEQTYKQFDPAPRYHARDAAIVLASAHGAKVLLGSATPSLETYNNVQSNKYGLVNLTERYGKVFLPEIYLVDIKDKYKRKRMKGHFSDTLIEAMAEVLALGEQVILFQNRRGYSPFVECLTCGHVPQCPSCDVSLTYYKYKNQLRCHYCGYTIANPTHCHACQSVDLSTKGFGTEQIEMELKELFPDKTIGRMDQDTTRGKFGYEKIIDAFKERETDILVGTQMLAKGLHFDNVTLVGIMNADNMLNQPDFRSHERAFQMMTQVAGRAGRSEKKGKVMIQTYNPYHNIIRQVTEHDYSSMYKEQIYERHNFKYPPFYRLIKLTLKHRDYDRLKEGSMWMYNVLTQSLQIPILGPEEPAISRIRNEYIRTILIKIPQKNHLGNTKKTIQKILNSFEAVAQYRAIKVTVNVDNY
- the rpsF gene encoding 30S ribosomal protein S6 — encoded protein: MNHYETVFILNPVLSEQQVKETVSKFEDFLTSKGAEMVAKEDWGLKKLAYEIQHKKSGFYHLFEFKAAGEILAGFETEFRRDERIMRFLTVSLDKHAVSWAERRRAKLKSTKA
- a CDS encoding LytR/AlgR family response regulator transcription factor: MKINCIVVDDSSIQRLTITKLVNENPNLTLVGEFSNAIEAKNCITNKNVDLVFLDIEMPIISGFDLLDGLKAKPQVIFITSKTEYAVKAFDYAATDYLHKPITRERFNVAVKKAMNFVLLGKENSEEESPYIFIKSNLKKLKIYISRIKWIEAYGDYVKVITDEDNHLVLSTMKAFEKELPKDKFIRVHKSFIVNIDKIDKFNSKFAEIGTNKIPLSRNKKEDLVKAIENT
- the nadC gene encoding carboxylating nicotinate-nucleotide diphosphorylase, whose translation is MISEAQFQHELDLIIANAIREDVGDGDHSSLACIPATAQGKAKLLVKDEGILAGVAFAQMVFQYVDPGLQMDVFIKDGTPVKYGDVAFHVSGSSQSILKAERLVLNAMQRMSAIATKTKVFVDLLEGTNTKILDTRKTTPGIRAIEKWAVKIAGGENHRFALYDMIMLKDNHNDFAGGITKAIEKTNAYLKEKNLDLKIIVEARNLDEVQEILQNEGVYRILLDNFNYDDTRKAVEMIGGKCLTESSGGINEETVRRYAECGVNYVSSGALTHSIYNLDLSLKAI
- the rpsR gene encoding 30S ribosomal protein S18; this translates as MSSIEQSAKGKKDGDIRYLTPLNIETNKTKKYCRFKKSGIKYIDYKDPDFLLKFVNEQGKILPRRLTGTSLKYQRKVSVAVKRARHLALMPYVADLLK
- a CDS encoding ATP-binding cassette domain-containing protein; the encoded protein is MKYCLEADSIIKSYDDKPILSDIYLKCETNDIIGILGRNGTGKSTLLQILFGTLEAENKFIRINNQVYNEPYKENDLVAFLPQNHFIPNYFSVAKAIRLFVPAEKQKDFYDDSLINAIKNQQIRELSAGELRYLDVRLVLFSKAKFVLLDEPYSSISPMLIEDINNLIITESKEKGIIITDHHYESLLKIATKLYLLKDRQTYLIQDKQQLVAMGYLNRNML
- the rplI gene encoding 50S ribosomal protein L9, with amino-acid sequence MELILKQDVQNLGFKDDVVSVKPGYGRNFLIPQGAAILATPSAKKVLAENLKQKAHKEAKVVADAKNLAEAIKALEIKITAKAGGEKLFGSVTNADIAQILENNGHAIDKKFITSGIVKRTGKYTASVRLHRDVIVDLPYEIVAEQA